The Rhodamnia argentea isolate NSW1041297 chromosome 7, ASM2092103v1, whole genome shotgun sequence genome contains the following window.
GTACATAAAAGtattaattattataaataaatacTTAGCCTTTCGGCAAAATGAGATGGCAAGTACTACTTATGGTCAGTTGCGTACTCAAACAATTGCAGTGCTTTCTAAGGTACTAAATAATGAAAACTCTTTTATAAAATCCTTGTTGTGTGTGCAGATAAATCTTTCAAGTCATTGAggtttttgggaaaagttgcTTGAAGATGTTAATGCAGGAATAACATTTATTGGCACATCTATAAGGCCTTTTTTTGCTTCATTGAACAGAGCTTCCAGGGAACCTACAAAATGTACCTAAGGAATTTTTCGGTTGATAGCAGGAGCTCAATGTCCTTAGACTCAACAAGTTGCTTATAGAAGGCCAACATGTCTCGATCCTTGCATGGCTTCATATCTTGTAATTTAAAAACTAGTCTAGTCTTGAACTTGTGATAGAATGTTTATAATGTGAATGCATAATGTTCTGTTACGTATTTTTCTTTGTAGATATGTGAATGGATGAGGTTACAGCAAGATATCAAACTGTTAGCCGGTGACTATGCTGTTCACCTAGACCTGATTGCTAAAGTTCGTGGGCTTAACAGTGCAGAGAAGTTCTTTGAAGATCTTCCATCTCAGATGAGAGGGGAGCATACCTGCAATGCTCTCCTCCACAACTATGCCAAGAAGCAGCTGTCCAGCAAAGCTGAggccttaattgagaaaatgtcTGATTGCGGTTTCTTGAAGAGCCCTCTTCCCTATAACCACATGCTATCGATGTATGTGTCCAGTGCACAGCTGGAGAAGGTTCCCGAAGTGATTGAAAAGTTGAAGAAGAGCACTTCACCAGACATAGTCACCTATAATCTGTGGTTAACGACCTGCAAGGTGCAAAATGATGTTGCTACGGCTGAAAGGGTTTTCCTTGAGCTAAAGAAGGCAAAAGTACCTCCTGACTGGTTTAGCTACAGTATTCTGACCAATCTCTACATAAAAAATGCCTCTCTGGAAAAAGCATTATCTGCTATAAAGGAGATGGAAAAAAGGACTTCACGTAAAACTCGGGTCGCATACTCATCTCTCCTGAGTTTATACACGAATATGGGAGACAAGGACGGGGTTCATCGGATATGGAAAAAGATGAATTCATTATTTCCGAAAATGAATGATGCTGAATACACTTGCATGATTTCATCAGTTGTAAAACTTGGGGACCTCAAAGAAGCGGAGAAGCTCTATACTGAATGGGAGTCAGTTTCTAAAACTGGCGATCCTAGGGTCGCAAACATACTTCTTGCTGCTCACGTGAACAATGGCCAGATGGAAATGGCAGAGAAATTCTATGAACGGGTTGCAAAAAAGGGGGTTGCTCCTTGTTACACTACTTGGGAGCTTCTGACATGGGGTTATCTGAAACAGAAGCAGATGGATAAAGCTCTTTATTATCTAAATAAGGCTATTGGTAGTGTTGAAAAATGGACGTTTGACAGAAAGTTGATTGCGGAATTATTTGAGAACCTGCAAGAGTGTGGAAAGGTTGAAGGAGCAGAGGAACTGCTAGTTATTCTTAGAAATGCTGGCCATGTGAGTACCGAGGTCTACAATTCACTGCTGCGAACTTACGCCAGAGCTGGTGTGATGCCACTTGTTATTGGTGAGCGGATGAAGAAAGATGGTGTATCCATGAACGATGACACTTCTAAGCTACTGGATGAAACAAGCAAAATGTGCGTGACCGaagtttcatgcaaattttccTAACGAAGGTTTgaaaataaaggaagaaaatgccttttcatATGGATGCAGATGATTGAGGTTTTTCATTCTGCATAATTGGTTGATAATTTATGTTGATTCATTAGGTAGACAGTTATATTGTGGAATTGAGATAGGTTACACTCATCTGGATTTAGTTGCAAGTCCTCAAGTCAACAAGCTAATTGGGTTTATTCAGTCATTTGTTGATTGGGCGATGGCATTTTTCTCGACTTTTCTTTGTTGAATCCACTCCTATCTGTCAGAGCAGGCATTGATATGGGAAGGTCCATGTCCTGGACAGTGCAAgcaatttgtttttcatttaaattggtCACCAGCTACTCAAGCGGTTGCTAGCATTGGAGGCAATGGACAGCCTTGTGTGCGGCATCGAAATCCATAAGGAACATCATCTTCATCCGTGGAGTAGGGAGGAGAGAGTTGGACCCCGAACCAAGATTCAGCCTCGAACTTCCTTCAAATCCCAAAAGTTGAACGTCGCAACTCACAAGAATTACAGGTATTCTCGTCGGAGCAATAGGCGCTTGATGTGAATCATTCAAAGTCGTTCCAGTTTATATTATCAACAGGAATGACATTCTCAGGATCGTTTAAGCATTGGCTGCATTACCCACGTCAGACCGTGCAGTGTCTTTTGGCACCTAGTGCTTGCCAAGGCCACCCCTGTTTTCACATGCTTATATTCCCTCGGTTCTTTTCTATTATAGCTTGCAATTCTGAAGTTATTTGATTCGGCAGAGTGTTTTGATGTATAATCAGTTGATGAATGGACAAGTTAGGTGAGTAACTTCCTTTTTGGAACCAAAACTGAACAACAGAGTTCTCAGAGGGATAATcatcaatttgttttttttttccatgcatAGACACTTTCAAATCCGGTTAAAGACAGGTCATTCTCCCTCAAATTAGAGGTATTTACATAGTATGATTTCCTTGTGGCACAATCTTTAGGAGGTTGCACTCTATATAACCCAAGCTTGACATCTCATGGTTCATGGGGTACATCTGTCCGGTAGTTCTGTCCAATCACCTTAGCAATTGAGATTGTTTGCTATTAGGGCATGATTGACTAAGTTGATAACTATAGCGAAATCAAAATTCTCATCGCCAAATGGGGATTATGTCGACCATTCCGAGCGGGTATCTCTCTTCGTCTTCGGACAATTAGGATGGGAACCAAATAAAGGTACTGGGTCACCTTATTTTTGCACAAACTTGGTGCTTGAAGATCATCATTCACCTCTAGGACACCTCCAAAGAACTAGGTTGGTGAGGTCATTGAACGTTGACAGAAGAAGATAAGGACAGTTCCAAAAGGATCCAAAGAAATAGGATCTAAACCAAATATGCACTCCCTCTTCTCCAAGCAGAGAACGAGGTGGTGATGAAATTGATGTACCAAAGCTTACCTCGATTattgacaataaaaaataaaaaatagtcgaccaaaaaaaatattgaaaattgaaaaattcatctGTCCAATGACACGTGTAAACATCTGAGATCTGAGGCACCCATTTTTATCCTAAACTGGCTCAATATGCATCATCTCTACATCTGGATAACCAAACCACTTTTGATTCTTGACTTtgccaaaaatataaaagtggAACGGTGATGAAGTTCTAATCCAGGTACCTCGAAAAGATGGCATTTTCAGAAACGACAAAATCATTTTCGGTtcgttttttcttatttataatattaaaatttatgtacggtgttcacttagtgccaaatcggagaaattcCGCAAAATTGATTACGtagcatttataattaaattttaaatatgatgtggtaaatttttgaaaaaaattcaattcacttggatttttaaacataaaaataagctaaacaattttaaaaataaaaaataaataaatagatagagGACTTAGATAGGCGGCGAGGCTGTGccaccctttctttctttctttttttaaattttttaagttaattgactttgtttttttaaaatttcctgATTGGACATTCGTGAGCCATGTTGACTGCAAATACTAATAAAAATAGGTCATGTGAGATTTCCAGCCAACTAGATCGGAATTGGTACATAAgtgatatttttacaaaaaaattggcacttaagttatccaaaaaaaaaaaaagtcttggtactaaaatgaatggcatacacaagttttgacacttctgaTGTCCTTTTGCCCTTAAATAACTATCTCAAACACAAAAAGGGTTTTAATGTTTGAATGgaatttgaggtttttcctcGATATTTGGACTTGAATATGAAAACTAATTCAGTTCATAGCGAGTCGAATGCTGATAATATGCTTGCTAATTAAATTGTTCGTAGGCTAGGAATCATCAAAGTTTGCTTCGGTTGACATGAAATATGCAAACTTAAACTCGACCAATCTATATGAATGGACTCAAAACAGGAGTAAGATTAAGAGCTAAGCTGAAATGGATAAAGCTAACTCGAATTTCTGTCTAAGCAAAGTTAGGAAGTAGGGCCATTAAAAAAATACTAGATTTACAAGGTTCATTTTCGGAGAAGATAGAGACTTTGATCATATAATGTTATGCATATTCTATGCAACAATTTTATTGGTAATTACAGTAAGGTCGCGCATTTAGAACAGGAAACATGAAATGAAATCTGTATCATATGTCCAAATTGAAGTACACATTCACCTGAAATATGTCTAGAACCATCCCTGACATGGAGCCCCAAGAAATGGGGAAAGACTTGGCTCGACCACGATCCCTGGTCATATACAatcatgaacttttgattttgCAGGTGTAATGCGATATGCACATGATCAACGACTATAATCAACCCAAATCCATCACAGAGGGGCCGGTGAGATCACCATCAGAAACATGCCAATTACCCGGACAAGTGCAATGATGCAGAGAGGCAAGTTGAGACTCGACACAAATTTAGGATGATTTTCAGGCATCCTTTGAATCCGAACATACAGTAGCAAGAGCAACTCCTTCCAGGAAATCAGAAATTTCGCGATTCCGGATAATCATGGGATGCTTGTACTGACTAGCGGGAGCTCCCTTCTCGGTCGCCATATGCAATAACCTATCAAAGCTTCCGGGAGTTACAATATACACCAGCAGAGGCCGGAGTGCGCCTCTTTCTCTCTGCACCTTGTAGATGCCTCCGAAGTTGTCCTCCAGCAATGCACAGCACCTTGTAAGACCGGTCATACTGTCCTTCAATTTGTCCTCGAATGAGACGCCTTTGACTTCCAGATAAATCTTCAATTGCTTGGGGCTCAAGTTTAAGTCCAAGGAGCAAGCGTACTCAGTGATTTCGCCCTCCAAGACATCTTCAAGCAGGGATTGCGACTTTTCGACCACGGATATCAAGTTCCTCTCAGTTACTATCTCGGAAGAAGATCTAGGAGCTCTCATCACAAACTCCAGCTCAGGAGATGAGTTGTAGAACCCAGTCACTCTGACTATGTCGCCCAACCGGTACCGATAAAATCCCCTGTAAGTGGTCACGACTACTTCATAAACCTTCCCAACCTCAACACCCGAGACATCCACGATTTCCCTGTCAGTGACACTGTTTTCATTGGAATCATAGGTGAGAAACTCGAAATAGGCCCCTGTCGGCAGCACTATAAACCGGGTCTTTTCTGGAGGTTGTGTCGGCTCCAAGTTAATGCCCACGGTGCATTCAGACGTGAAGTAGTCTCCACCTAAAATCGGAACTTTTCCCGCATAGTGCTTGAGTTTTGGGTAATAATGCATCATACTTCCTGTCGTTACACACTTGATGTACCTCAGATTCGGCCATAGCTTAATCAGAATCCCATCCCAAGAGTTCTCTTTGCAGATCAACCTAATTCTTTCAGACAGATCGCTGTGAGGCCCTCCAAGAGCCTCGTTGATGGAATCCTTCATCGCCGTGTCAGAGGTATCCCAACTCAGGAACCCTTTTTCTATATCCTCACAGAGCACCTC
Protein-coding sequences here:
- the LOC115742491 gene encoding pentatricopeptide repeat-containing protein At4g02820, mitochondrial-like isoform X1; translation: MLLRSVRASLATVSRYFSAEAVAAGSPSAASAPGTASKRKGGDTLGKRLLSLVYAKRSAVVTIRKWKDEGGAVRKYELNRIVRELRKLKRYKHALEICEWMRLQQDIKLLAGDYAVHLDLIAKVRGLNSAEKFFEDLPSQMRGEHTCNALLHNYAKKQLSSKAEALIEKMSDCGFLKSPLPYNHMLSMYVSSAQLEKVPEVIEKLKKSTSPDIVTYNLWLTTCKVQNDVATAERVFLELKKAKVPPDWFSYSILTNLYIKNASLEKALSAIKEMEKRTSRKTRVAYSSLLSLYTNMGDKDGVHRIWKKMNSLFPKMNDAEYTCMISSVVKLGDLKEAEKLYTEWESVSKTGDPRVANILLAAHVNNGQMEMAEKFYERVAKKGVAPCYTTWELLTWGYLKQKQMDKALYYLNKAIGSVEKWTFDRKLIAELFENLQECGKVEGAEELLVILRNAGHVSTEVYNSLLRTYARAGVMPLVIGERMKKDGVSMNDDTSKLLDETSKMCVTEVSCKFS
- the LOC115742543 gene encoding probable indole-3-acetic acid-amido synthetase GH3.6, which gives rise to MTTDGEILEKLEGLTQDAVRHQLEALRSILQRNGGARYLRPFLGGHTAPVDVVTFRREVPLSSYDDYADHISRMADGFVNGGDPILCLDPLVCFFYSSGTSSMRPKMIPYFDTPLSRAASFIAHQAGAAVLRRLFPPRPSANKSLWFVYADNVSHTKGGFKVMAATAYPLHNNKMSSSQFLSASISPREVILGSDVDCQMYCHLLCGLRHFNVIDSIRAPYAIGLVRAFCLLEEKWEVLCEDIEKGFLSWDTSDTAMKDSINEALGGPHSDLSERIRLICKENSWDGILIKLWPNLRYIKCVTTGSMMHYYPKLKHYAGKVPILGGDYFTSECTVGINLEPTQPPEKTRFIVLPTGAYFEFLTYDSNENSVTDREIVDVSGVEVGKVYEVVVTTYRGFYRYRLGDIVRVTGFYNSSPELEFVMRAPRSSSEIVTERNLISVVEKSQSLLEDVLEGEITEYACSLDLNLSPKQLKIYLEVKGVSFEDKLKDSMTGLTRCCALLEDNFGGIYKVQRERGALRPLLVYIVTPGSFDRLLHMATEKGAPASQYKHPMIIRNREISDFLEGVALATVCSDSKDA
- the LOC115742491 gene encoding pentatricopeptide repeat-containing protein At4g02820, mitochondrial-like isoform X2; translated protein: MRLQQDIKLLAGDYAVHLDLIAKVRGLNSAEKFFEDLPSQMRGEHTCNALLHNYAKKQLSSKAEALIEKMSDCGFLKSPLPYNHMLSMYVSSAQLEKVPEVIEKLKKSTSPDIVTYNLWLTTCKVQNDVATAERVFLELKKAKVPPDWFSYSILTNLYIKNASLEKALSAIKEMEKRTSRKTRVAYSSLLSLYTNMGDKDGVHRIWKKMNSLFPKMNDAEYTCMISSVVKLGDLKEAEKLYTEWESVSKTGDPRVANILLAAHVNNGQMEMAEKFYERVAKKGVAPCYTTWELLTWGYLKQKQMDKALYYLNKAIGSVEKWTFDRKLIAELFENLQECGKVEGAEELLVILRNAGHVSTEVYNSLLRTYARAGVMPLVIGERMKKDGVSMNDDTSKLLDETSKMCVTEVSCKFS